DNA from Variovorax sp. PBL-H6:
AGAACGCCCCCGCCGGTTCGGAAACCGCCGTTGCCGTGATGAAGAGCGCCGTGGCCGCCGCTAACAACGCCTTCGAGTCGGTCCAGAAAGCCGTCAAGCAAGCCAGCGATGTGGCGGAAGCGAACTTCCAAGCCGTCTCGAACACGGCCGTGAACGCCGCCAAGAGCACTGCTCAGACCGCTGCTCGCAAGCGCGCCTGATCACTGACGAGCCCGCTTCAAGCGGGCGACGATTGTCTCCTTGGGTCCTTCGGGATCCAATTTCAGGGCCCCATCTTCGGACGGGGCTTTTTTTTTGCCGTCTATGATCCCCGGACAAAGGCATTCTTGAGGAGTTGAGCACATGCAGATCGAAGGCAAGGTTTTCATCGTCACCGGCGGTGCTTCAGGCCTCGGCGAAGGCACGGCCCGCATGCTGGCGGCCCACGGCGGCCAGGTGGTGATAGCCGACATGCAGGCCGACAAGGGCGAGGCGGTTGCCAAGGACATCGGCGGCGTCTTCGTCAAGTGCGACGTGAGCCTGGAAGCCGACGGCCAGGCCGCCGTGGCCGCCGCCCAGAAACTGGGCAAGCTGGTCGGGCTGGTCAACTGCGCCGGCATCGCACCTGCCGAAAAGACGGTCGGCAAGAACGGCCCCCATGCATTGGCCGTGTTCAGCAAGACCGTCACGGTCAACCTGATCGGCAGCTTCAACATGATCCGCCTTGCGGCCGACGCCATGGGCAAGAATGAGCCCGAAACCACTGGCGAGCGCGGCGTGCTGATCTCCACCGCCTCGGTCGCCGCCTACGACGGCCAGATCGGCCAAGCTGCCTACAGCGCTTCGAAAGGCGGAATCGTCGGCATGACCCTGCCCATCGCCCGCGACCTCGCGCGTAGCGGCATCCGCAACATGACAATTGCCCCGGGCATTTTCGGTACGCCGATGCTGTTCGGAATGCCCAAGGAAGTTCAGGACGCCTTGGCCGCCAGCGTGCCCTTCCCTTCGCGCCTAGGCACGCCCGAGGACTACGCCAAGCTGGCGAAGCACATCATCGAGAACGAGATGCTGAACGGCGAGGTGATCCGGCTCGACGGGGCGATCCGGCTGGCGCCGCGCTGACCGCCGCGATCTCGCCTGGAATCGGCGCCGTGCTGCCGGTGCGCTCGAGGCGCTCATATTGCGCAATCACCTGGGCTCCGAAGAGTACCAGCGTGGCGGCGATCTCCAGGCTCAGCAACACCACAATCGCGGTGGTCAGCGAGCCGTACACCACGTTCACCTGCGACAGTGTGGCGAAGTAGAGCACAAGCACTCGGCGCGTGACCTCCCAGAGCAGTGCCGCGGTCACGCCGCCCAGCAATGCGTGCCGCAGCCGCAGCCGGCCCACCGGCATCACCAGATAGAGCGAGGTGAGCATGAAGATCTCGCCGCCGAGCCCGAGCAGATACAGCAACACGCCCGACACGCCCGAGAGCGACCAGCTGCGGCCGAACAGTTCGACGCTTTCCTGCCCGATCACCTGCAACGCGCCCGCCACCAGGGTGACCAGCAGCAAGCCGACGCACAGGCAGAGGATGTAGATATAGGGCATCACCGCCGAAATCAGGAAATGCCGTGAATGGTCGGCCTTG
Protein-coding regions in this window:
- a CDS encoding YihY/virulence factor BrkB family protein, which codes for MIRRTVRHAAPLLRHPLRFAWEAVKAFRANQGLLLAGAVAYYALLSIVPILILSVIAMSHFIDQAELLSSVGRYLEWLLPGQSRALVGELSNFLAHRDLMGPVLLVTMIFFSSLAFTVLESAMAVIFHHRKADHSRHFLISAVMPYIYILCLCVGLLLVTLVAGALQVIGQESVELFGRSWSLSGVSGVLLYLLGLGGEIFMLTSLYLVMPVGRLRLRHALLGGVTAALLWEVTRRVLVLYFATLSQVNVVYGSLTTAIVVLLSLEIAATLVLFGAQVIAQYERLERTGSTAPIPGEIAAVSAAPAGSPRRAGSPRRSASRSR
- a CDS encoding 3-hydroxyacyl-CoA dehydrogenase codes for the protein MQIEGKVFIVTGGASGLGEGTARMLAAHGGQVVIADMQADKGEAVAKDIGGVFVKCDVSLEADGQAAVAAAQKLGKLVGLVNCAGIAPAEKTVGKNGPHALAVFSKTVTVNLIGSFNMIRLAADAMGKNEPETTGERGVLISTASVAAYDGQIGQAAYSASKGGIVGMTLPIARDLARSGIRNMTIAPGIFGTPMLFGMPKEVQDALAASVPFPSRLGTPEDYAKLAKHIIENEMLNGEVIRLDGAIRLAPR